From a region of the Ignavibacteria bacterium genome:
- a CDS encoding 2TM domain-containing protein has translation MENNQTNTEQKDSKLWNIARKRAGFKRHLTSYILVNAVLWAFWLFNLFTKYLGQINIHIGDSLPWPAYVSFFWGIALLFDYYESYFSSKSDMVEREYQKLKEKNKN, from the coding sequence ATACAGAGCAAAAAGATTCCAAGCTATGGAATATTGCTCGTAAAAGAGCAGGTTTTAAACGTCACTTAACCTCTTATATACTCGTGAATGCAGTGTTATGGGCTTTCTGGCTTTTTAATTTATTTACCAAATACCTCGGGCAAATTAATATTCACATAGGTGATAGTCTGCCTTGGCCTGCTTATGTTTCGTTTTTCTGGGGTATTGCACTTTTGTTCGATTATTATGAATCGTATTTTTCAAGTAAAAGTGATATGGTAGAAAGAGAATATCAAAAGTTGAAAGAAAAGAATAAGAATTAA
- a CDS encoding VTT domain-containing protein, whose translation MEFINELWTYVTNPDFLKILIRDVGYIGLFIIIFSETGLLVGFFLPGDSLLVTAGLLAATVVPGSPTNETYLNIYYLNFLLIPAAIIGDAVGYFIGKKLGTKLYSRKSSRFFKQEHLIKTHNFYEKHGGKTIIIARFMPIIRTFAPTVAGIADMHYIRFAQFNVFGGLFWILTMTLLGYYLGNIPGVEHHIEKVIVIVVFLSILPAIIGWLKTKFKKTTTNTQESES comes from the coding sequence TTGGAATTTATTAATGAATTGTGGACTTACGTTACAAACCCTGATTTTCTGAAGATTCTTATCAGAGATGTGGGATACATTGGGTTATTTATAATTATATTCTCTGAAACGGGATTATTAGTCGGTTTTTTCCTTCCCGGAGATTCTCTGCTTGTTACAGCTGGCTTACTCGCAGCAACCGTAGTTCCTGGCAGTCCGACAAATGAAACTTATCTAAATATCTACTATTTGAATTTTCTACTGATTCCGGCGGCAATAATCGGAGATGCCGTAGGATATTTTATAGGTAAAAAACTTGGTACAAAACTTTACAGCAGAAAGTCATCAAGGTTCTTCAAACAAGAACACTTGATTAAAACTCATAACTTTTATGAAAAACACGGCGGTAAGACAATTATTATCGCAAGGTTCATGCCTATTATTAGAACTTTTGCCCCAACTGTAGCTGGTATTGCTGATATGCATTATATTAGATTTGCCCAGTTCAATGTCTTTGGCGGTTTGTTCTGGATTTTAACCATGACCTTACTCGGATACTATCTCGGTAACATACCGGGTGTTGAACATCATATTGAGAAGGTAATTGTTATAGTTGTGTTCCTCTCAATACTTCCGGCAATAATCGGATGGCTAAAGACAAAGTTTAAAAAGACAACTACAAATACGCAGGAATCCGAATCGTAA